In the genome of Brachypodium distachyon strain Bd21 chromosome 3, Brachypodium_distachyon_v3.0, whole genome shotgun sequence, the window CCTCCCGGACGTGGAAGGCAATCTTATGTGGCCGTGATGTGATTAAGAAAGGATTAATCTGGCGAGTGGGTAATGGACAATCCACTTCTATCTGGACCGATCAGTGGCTTGCTGGGAGTCCTACTCGTCAGCCGCTAGGTACTCTAATCGAGTCGAATGCTGTGTTGGTTGCCGATCTGATCGATGTGAATTCTTGTGATTGGAAGGAAGAGTTAATAAGGGAGACATTTTTCcctgctgatgctgatgccATTCTCAGTATTAAGTTGCCTCGAAGCGGGGGCGACGATATCTGGTCGTGGGCAGAAGAAAGAACTGGCCTTTACTCTGTACGGTCAGCCTATCGGATGCTGATTCAAGATCGGGTTGACTGGTGGCGCATCCTGAAGGATATTATGCCATGTTTTGCAACTTTGACAAGTTGACATGTCATGGATTGTGGAGTTTGTAAATTATGCAAGCACTCGGATGAGACGATCTTACATGCCTTGATCGAGTGTGAGCATGCGAAGCTCTTCTGGGCAGAGGCGGTTCTTCAACGTGGAATCAAATTACCAAGGTTGCACCCAGCTTCTTGGGCAGGTGACATCCTCCAGCGTGATCTCCTGTCCAAAGAAGATGCTGCAGTAGCGATCACCGTCATGTGGTGTATCTGGAGTAGCCGTAACAATTGTCTGCATGGGAAGGAGAAGTTCCAACCGAAGCGGTCACTGGAACTTGTTGGTGAACTTGTTTCTGCCCTGGAGCTGCCAGCGTCAAAGCAGAAGGCTCCTGCTGTGAAGCATGTCTGGCGCTCGCGCCGGATGGCTCTTTTGTTGTGAACACCGATGGGTCTCTTGATCTGGTGAGTCGGCGTGCAGGTTCTGGCTTTGTTATCCGAGGAAGCCAAGGACAGTTTGTCGCCGCTGGCTGTACCTTGCATAGGGGCATCAATGACCCCTTCATGAGTGAGCTTCTTGCTTGCAGAGATGGTCTGGAGGAGGCAGCGCATAGGGGCCTTCAAAATGTCATCTTGCAGACGGATTGCTCAAATCTCGTTGACCTCTGGCATGATCCTCGACGGCTGAGGTTGGATGGTATTCATATTCTGGATGATCTGAAGATGATTAGCCGATCTTTCCAGGTTTTCAAGCTTCTCTATATTGGGCGCGAAGCAAATTCAGCGGCACATGTCTGCGCAAGAGAAGCTCTTAGCATAGATTCTCCTCGTTGCTTTGATATAATACCTGGTTTCCTGTCCGACACTTTGCGGTCAGATTGTAACTCGAACTCGTTTCAGTAATGAAGTCcgaattccctcaaaaaaaaatgtcaaacaGTTTAAAGTGCTTTAAGAGTTATAGTTATAGATGCGACTCTTCAGAGGGTCTTATGCCTGTGAATACACAGACATAATTTTAAATATTTGCTGAAGTTCTTATAATGTCATGGGCGTACTGTTTATAGCTATAGCAAATATGCAAGGTCACCCTTTTGCACTCTATGCAATAATAGTTTTCTTCTTGGATGGAATTCCAATGcggtgcccccccccccccccccccaccacctTCTTGAAACACATCCCGAGCATTTCAATTCATTTTAAAGGCTCGCCGTCTTGATTAAAACTAGATGAGATAATTTTGTATACGCCAGTAATATGTGCTGTTGATTAGGGAATTATTCGGATTATTTCCGTTCATTTGAAATGGTCATGACCTTGTCCAAGACCAGCTGAAATATTATTGAAATGTACTTGGACCACTTAGGCGCAAATCTGGTTGAGTAATTCCTTGTCCTTCTAGAAATCTTTGCTATTCCATCTTTTAGAATGTGCTGTTGTGCAGTGTTAAACTGAACTAATTGAGCCTCTTACTCGATCGGCAGGTTTACATGAGGCCTCGTCATCAATGGTGGTGGAAGTGAAGAGATTTCTGACAATGTGGTGATGATTGTGGATTATCAGTGGGACTCTAGATTCCGTGATTAGTTTCTGTGATGTAGCTTCGTGGATCTTCAGTAGCATCCTTGTTGGAATGACGTTTGTAAAATTAGCCATCTAGCCTGCAGGTTTCTATGATATAGTTTTGCCCCCTGTCAGGGACTCCAGATTTCTGTGATGTAACTGGAGGTTCTAATAGGTGGAATCCTGGTGCTTAACTTAATGCCATAATTAGCTTGTTGCTGATGCGTATGGTATGTCTTGGTTACTTGTGGTTGTCTGTTCTTCAGACAAGCTACTGAGATAAATCCGCATTACAATAAAGTTGGAACTTAGGATGCAAACGGATGGCAGTTGGTTGGCAGCACCTATATTTAACGATTGGAAACTTCTGAACTTTCATGGTAGCACCCGACTTAGTAGAACGACCAAAAAATTATGAATGCATTTACACAATAGAGAGATATGTatcaagaaaaaatatcaGGTTCAAATTCGATCTACACATTGAGAAatataaaaagagaaatgtTAGTGAATACAaactctgatcctaaattcttgttgttttagtgcaaaagtGAACCAGAACAAGGagaacaatttaggatcaaagGGAGTAGTACCATCTAGTACCTTTTGCTGCTCTTCATCTcagaatttcttttttttttgtttctcaacTTGTGTGTTGAATTCTTgcatttgaaattttgtaaCATTTTTAATAGAGTGTCGGTACATACAGTAAAATacagaaattttaaaaaactttTTAGATGTGCTCCCATCCCAGGGCTTGGGAGCATGGTAGGGCCACAAGCTATGGGGGCACTAAATATTTTGATTGTCTAGGAttgatttgaattttgaaattgCAGGGATCATACAGAAATGACTCTGTATATGGCTCTTCAGTTTACACGGGAACACTAGATATTCTGATACACCGGCTATGGAACAGCCACTTGGATTGATTTAAAATTTGGAATTGCAGGAATCGTACAGAAATGACTCATCTATTTAGATGGGAGAAGATAAATTGATAAACAACTGTTACTGGTAGTTATATCTCATATTCCAtggataaaataaaatgatctTCCAGTCATGGCAactacaggaaaaaaaaatcatctctaACTTCTGTCGGCTCGATCAATCAGTTTGACTAGAGTGGATTGTTAAATCGTTGATAACAGTGAATTGAGTTAATTGTTAACTACCCAGATCAGAAAAGGAGAGCACACCCCAGAGTAGCATACAGATAAATATTCCTAAATTAAATCACATAAGCTGTAGTTTAGGACTATCTGCAGCTCAAGAACCACATGCTCCCCTTCCTCTCACTCGGAAGAACCTCGGTATGTGTCGATTTTGCCAGCTCCAGGGCTAACAACAGCAAGAATAACAAGAGCTCCCAGTAGTACCAGCAGCATCCCCAGTGAGTTCATCAACATTGCTTCCATGGAGAAGCGCCCGATCATTTTTGCAGTCTGCATGAAGATTGACTTCTCCAGAAGTCCTGAAATGCTTGTGGCGATGGCAAGAACGTAGAGAAATACACCAAAGAAGACATGCCAGGGGAGCAGCGATGCTCTGCCGCTCCGTGATCCACCAGGGTACCAGAAGGTCCAAAATCCACTAGCCCACTGCAGAGGTTCAATGATAAGGAGGAAAATAATTTGAAATGAATCTCTTTATCtctatattaaaaaaacacaGCATAACTACACGTGAGAGATTGGTGTCCCCTGCCTACCTGCAaggtgaagaagatgatgcaAGAAAGTCCCAACCAGGAATGAAGTGTGTATAAGTGATCAATTCCCTTTTCGTCGTGGAACTTCCAGACAGCCCAGAGGCCAAGTAGACTCAAAAACATGGCAAGGAACTGCAACGAAAGGTGTACTAACTTCTTCAGTTTCTTGGTTCCTGGTACTGTTTTGTAAGCCAAAAGAGCTGCATGAAGCACCATAACTGATCAATTTGCTAATCTCTATAAATATGGACACAAGTATACAACAAAAACTTATAAGCTACATATCTGATACAAATTAAATAACTCAAATCAATTCTAATGCCACTGTCCTCGAACCGGTCTTGGAGTGGTTTCTGCTAGGTGCCACTTCAcggttttattagttgcaaaCCGAAATGGCCAATTTTAATATTTCAATTTGGAAAGCAAGTACTTTGGAACTCCACTCGACTGGAACAAGATAGGACTCATATCGAATTTCACAGGCAGAGACAGCTAAACTTCTGGAATACTGTGGAAGATGATTGGTCAATTTTTGCTTTTAAATTTTGCTTTATATTTCTGAACAGTACTTATGTGGAATTATTTGTTGGTTTGGGTGAATTAAATTATTGTATACCACCATACTAAGGTCATTCCAGCAATGAAGTTTTATTCCTAGTTCAAGAATTGACATCACAAACCTTCACCATTCAAGACTACCAGTCCAATCAGCATCAGCACAGGGTGTACCTGAAAAGAGAATGAATATTAGTATCATGAGAAGATGAGCTTGATATAAACAATAATACTTACTATCTAGTGAAAGTAATTATAACTACCGTCTTTGATTTAGTATGCCAGACCTGCACGACTAAGTGTTTCCGTGAAATACGGCACACTAATAGTTCATAATCACTTGAACAAAACTCCATCACTTGGTACTAACATTTACACGGTTGGCTGTACATTTACTTACGATCAGTCTATCGTTCATTTCTTTACTATCCACCTAAATTTCATGACCCCTGACACATCAGGTGCACATAAGTTTATGTCCCTAATTAATTTCCATCTTACAAAAGAAGTTTATCtcatgataaaaaaatattagttAGGCAACTGTATCTGCATTGGCATGATCATGCAACAGTTTTGCGGCAAATGGCATGGACCAAACCTTTTTCTGATGGCCATAGCACACAGACATGATTGAAATAATCAAAAACTTGCACGCTGATTGCACATAAACATATTACATAATATGTGCACAACTGCAAATATGTACAAACACAACTGCAGAAATCAAGTACTACACAATAGTAAGTAGTTCTTTTCTGAATGGatcttttcttgtttatttCTCAGTTGAATATCTAACACCAAAACTTTAGTGGAGTTTCAGAGTTGCCATTTTCCAGTCAGATTTTCAACTTCTGCACAGACGCACGTTTTGTCATGTGTTATTTTCACAATCCTAGTCTCACACCTTCtaaacaacaaaaagaaaactagcCTAGGAGAAGATTACCTTCCTAATTTCTATTTCCAGGGTTAGCAACTAAGACTTGGTGACCACTACCCAACCTACTGCTCTAGTcccatatctttttttttgtgacaaTCTAGTCCCATATCCTTGACCCCAACTGAAAGGAAtaaggaaaagaaacaaaattctGCCCCCCGATGTACAACAACCCCAGCACCAAATCCAAAACGAAAAGAAATGATGGAAAGAAGAAGCCTTTTTTCTGTAAACTTCACAAGGTTGCAATGGTGATAGGCCGCAGGAACTTAAAATAGCCCTTGATCACATAGTAAGTATTCAGTAGTCACTACAATCACCTGTAGGCTTAAATTTCCCACCATACGTCCAAACCAAATCTTTTGAAATGCATCAAGCTGTGATGCTACAATTTCAAGAATTATTCATCCTTCCAGTCCCAGCTTCTTACTTTCCCACTAGGAAATATTTTACACGGTACTGTGGCGGAGCTTCTATAGAGCCATTGGGTTCAAATGAACCCAATGAAAAAAGTAATTCCTTCACTAATTTAGTCTTTGTTTTGCTTATTTAGTGAAAATTACACCATAATTAAACGGATCAAAGCCAATAGCCTAATTCTCTAACTTCATCGGTACTATGCCTCAAAGAATCGCAGTGCCCAGAACCATTTCTTCATGATAATCTGAAGAGACCTGGTCTAGGTTGGTCTTATGGGTTGCTCCGTGCAAAATTGTGGAAGGAACCCGATCAAAGGGCACAGAGTAGTCATCAGGGAGAAGGGGGCGGGGCTAAACCCCTAGATCCTGAAATTTCCCACTAGCAACGGCAACGTAAAGAAGTAATCCAACCGACTTGGCGACAGAAAGGAAGGGTATAGTTACATTGAAGATGAGGAGCTTGTCTTTCTCCGAGGAGAGCGCCATGCCGCCGCGGAAGTGGATGGCCCAGACGaggatggccgccgccgcgaccacaCCAAGCAGCCGCGCGATGCCGAACACCGGGAACCTcaccgccggtgccgccgccatcgcctccaATCTCCCCGGCGGCGAGCCGAGATCGCGAGATCGAGCGCGTACAGTTCAGGAATCAGGACTGGCAATTGGCAAAGCAAAGAGGGCGAGGCGTTGACGGGTTTCGGGCGAACCCGACTAGGAATACGTCTTCACTGTTGGGAAACCGTCTATCATTCGACGGGCTTTCAGTGCAGCTTTTACTTTACTGCTCACGTAGTCAGGGAGGATCCGATACTGTTTCCCAAATGGATACCTAATCTTTTTTAACAAAATTCAAATACTAAATACTCcatctgattctaaattcttgactcaaatttgcccaaatatgaatgtatctattttaaaaaagtctagatacatataatattttgacaataatttaggatcggagagagtaagaTAGATGGACGTATCTAGTGTAAACCCTCTTCGAGTGCGCGCAAACTTGCAAATTTTTATCCTTAACCATCCGATCTATAAACGTGTATAAATGTATCGTCCATCACTTAACACAATTTCAAGTTCCTATTTGTTCTCCTTAAATAAACCATCTGAAAAAGGATATGAAGAACATTTAATTGCTACCTGCTCTGCTGTTGGAACCCATGTGCAAGTCCTGCCCCCAGTTTTAACCATTGCACCTTTCAATAACAAGCAGGTAGATGAAAACATTTCACGTCTACATATCTCTCTTGACAGCAAGGAAGATGTCCCGACTCTAGTTCAGTTTCTAAAAATTTTTAGCCAAACATTTTGAACTAGCAATTCTCTAATGGTCTAGAAACGAAAGGTATAGTAAGTCCGGTTGACTTTTCCGAAAACATGAAACGTACTATGTGCAACCAGCCAATAACACTACGCGCATGTTGTGAACGTCTGTCTTTATacgtgtttctaaaaaaacaagcaaTAACATGATGCACAAAGTTTGATAGATAGAGCCAAATTTCTATTTCGTTGAAACGGTGACAAAAATTTATAGTTGGAAGTTGACAAGTTCAATATTTTTTATGCTAGGACAATTTTCATTACATAGTTAATGAAACATGATTGATATTTCCAAGTTTGAATTTATTCTCATGTTAATTTTCATATGGCTAGTGCAAAGACAAATTTTGACCACATTTTAGTGATCCACTAGCAGTGATTGATTGGCCCGTTTGGAACAGACGAGGGCTGAGTTTTCACCCAGTCTCCCGGGGACTGAACTAATTAATGTACAGTAcgtacattttatttattttctgaaacagTTGCTTGGAACTCGTTGGTTCGTTCCGAATAGGTTCTGGACCATGGGTGACAGACACGGCCTCTGTTTAGGTCCAAATCTGAAGGAGCTTTGAAGGTCTCTCTcctcatttattttttatcttttgCATTACAACAAACCGTCTGGAGAAATAACATGGACCTTTAAATGAGGACCGTGCTTAATTGCTACCTGCTCTAAGAACACTTGCACTACACATGTGCAGGAGTTCCCCTGAGTCTTAACCATTGCACGTTTGAAGAACAAGCAAGTAGAGTACTTCTATATATCCCTCTCAATCGCCAACTTCCAGACTCCCATCTCACGCACAGAACTTGTATACATCCCATTCATGCTATCCATCGTTCATCGTCCTATAAGATCCCTCCTGGTCAGGTTTCTAGGAATGAGATGCATCAGGTGCGCACACTTGCTCACGGGCATGCCTGTTCACCAATCACCATGGTCCATGGAGACAATGCTTGAGTGAGAGTCTAGCGTAACGGGTGGATAGAAGCTTTAGCAGATTTATATCTCATTGTAGATGTAATCCACATATTTTTATCGGTATGTCGTGTATCTTCATTTTGCACTTTTGCATGGAGttttggcaaccaaatttGTAAAGTGTCGATCGAGGGTTGTGCATGTTGCATGCCTAAATGCCCGGGCAAAAAATAATaacttttccaaaaaaaattagcaatACATAGGGAACCAACACATGACTACAAAAATTGTCGTCCCTTCAAGTTCACCTCTGACGCACATAGGCAAAGCTTCAGACGAGAGAATTGTCAAGGATCAGACCCGGAAGTCCGCCATTCAAATCATCTCGATGCTTGATCGCAGGACGTGTCATTGAAATGGTCCTCGCACTTCAGACCGAACTTTCCTCTAGTGGTCCTCTAGTACCAAATGAGCTCCAAGAGTTCCACTAAAATTTAGGGGAGCAAATTTAATATGCcaaataaaaaacagtaaTTCAACTAAAGATGGAAATAAAACTCAACTTTTAATTGATGTTTTCAGAGATAACTcaacttatttttttcttctaaagaTCCAAAGATCTAGTCTGTTACTTACATGTACAACATCAATCCGTGTTGTATCCACTAGACCTTTAAACCATGAtgttattctttttctttgcaaaacgCATGCAATAGTTTCAGTTTTGACGGATTTTCCAAGAAAGAAGGAATAACAGTCAAAATCAGAGCACTTTAATAACCGAAATTGATTCCAGATGCATAATCATTTTAGAGGTGTACCGAAGTAAACCTGTTGCTATTAACTTGTTCCAACATAAGTTTGCACCCTGTAATTAGGGATACGAAAGAAAGCTTGACATTGCAGGTAAGATGTCCTAATTAAACCAAAGTACTCTAGGGACAAAGAATGTAAAGTTGCTCTATTAACAAAATATTTGTATTGGTCTGGCAATAAACTTGCTGTCAGATCAGATGTGGTCAACAAGCCGTCCAGCCACCTAGGAATTAAAGGGGCAGACAACAGCATTGTCATCATCTGCATCGTCTCGTAGTAATCTGGCTAATCAGCAGGCACAATCAAGGATTCAAGGGGCAAGTAAGATTCTCTCGGTTTTCTTGGAATCTTTGATCCTATTGTTAATTCGGACTATACAATAGTATTATCCTTTAAACCTTGGTTGGCTACAACTACATCGTCCCTTACCAAGACCCAGTAAGAAATAAGCGGCAGAATATTCTCATAATTGAGTTGCTCAGAGTGGGTTAAGATCAATGTAGATCTTAAACTTGTGGATTTGGAAGTTGGAGACTTGTATATTATGATTAATTTAAAAATAGAACTTACGAAACCAATACTTGGTTTCCCCAAAAGAAAGTATGGTGTTATCTAGCTGGTTCGTCTCTGTAAAGTTTTGATTCAGGCCTCTAAAATGCAATTTTGATGATTATTAATACTCCTATTTATAGTGCCATACTTATAGTTATATTTATAAATCCTAGTAGTACAAAAATTTAATGGCATGGAAGCATCCGCGAGAGTGAGACGAATTGGCTGGCGTAAGGGGGCATGGAAATCTGCAGTGACcatatcgatcgatcagtTACACAATCAAGATCGATCCATGATCCCAAGAAGCATGGGTCGGTGAAAACTAAGCTCCGGCCAGGCAAAACCAAAAGTGCCATCAATTCGATCAATTCATTTCACCTTGTTCGACCGTGCTCGAtacagacaaaaaaaatattgaaacaAATTTCGTGATTATTTACACACATATCGTTGGTTCATCTGATCACATCAGCTTGTTTTTATCTGCAAATGCCTCGAACGTGGCCTCACATTCATCACAGAGGTCAAAAGAAGCGCATGGTTTCCATCACACGTCTTTGTAGAGTTCACCTCCAAAATCTGTCACCCGCATTACCTCCCTAACCCCCTATATATAGATCTTCTACCTCCACTGCATTCCCATCAGTTAATCCACACAGCTTAATCAAGCTAGAGAGAAAGTGTTAGAGAGATCTCACAGCTTAATTAAGCGGCGATGGGAGAAGCTGCAGCCGATGTGGCCGCGTCGTACGAAGGGTTCTTCGGCGTGGGAGAGTGCAAGGGGCAGGTGGTGATCGACGGCGAGCAGGTGCCGTTGGTCCTGACtccggcccaggcccaggcccaggacCAAGGCGTCGACCACTCGGCCCTGGTAGCGGCCCTGAAGGCCCAGCGCGGGTGGGTGGAGGAGAAGGTGATTGCCAACAGCGGCGTGCTCCTGCGCGGGTTCGGCGTGCGCGACGCGGCGGAGTTCGACGCCGTCGTGGACGCGCTGGGCTGGGCCGACATCCGCTACGTGGGCCCGGCTCCCCGCACCCACGTCCACGGCCGGATCTGGACCGCCAACGAGGGCCCACTGGAGGAGTTCATCTACTACCACCACGAGATGGTCCTCATCAAGGAGTTCCCAGGGTTCGTCATCCTCTTCTGCGAgaccccgccgccggaggGCGGGGAGACCCCCTTTGTGCCCAGCTTCCGCGTCACGGAGCGCGCGCTCCAGGAGTTCCCGGACATGGTGGAGCAGCTGGATTCCAAGGGCCTGCGGTACACGTTCACGGCGCTGAGCAAGGACGACACCAAGTCGATGCGGGGACGCGGGTGGGAGGACGCCTTCGCCACCACCGACAAGGCCGTCGCCGAGCAGCGGGCGAGGGCGCTGGGGATGGacgtggagtggctccccgagAATGGAGGCGTCAGGACGATCCTCGGGCCGAGGAAGCTCACCAGGGTTTTCCCCGGGAGGAAGGG includes:
- the LOC100835025 gene encoding clavaminate synthase-like protein At3g21360, with translation MGEAAADVAASYEGFFGVGECKGQVVIDGEQVPLVLTPAQAQAQDQGVDHSALVAALKAQRGWVEEKVIANSGVLLRGFGVRDAAEFDAVVDALGWADIRYVGPAPRTHVHGRIWTANEGPLEEFIYYHHEMVLIKEFPGFVILFCETPPPEGGETPFVPSFRVTERALQEFPDMVEQLDSKGLRYTFTALSKDDTKSMRGRGWEDAFATTDKAVAEQRARALGMDVEWLPENGGVRTILGPRKLTRVFPGRKGRRMWFNTVVGMHGKELSSAAFADGSEIPADFVKRCGEIIEEESIQFRWEKGDVLILDNLATLHGRRPSLPPRRVLVATCKVTTPLD
- the LOC100824001 gene encoding probable transmembrane ascorbate ferrireductase 2; the encoded protein is MAAAPAVRFPVFGIARLLGVVAAAAILVWAIHFRGGMALSSEKDKLLIFNVHPVLMLIGLVVLNGEALLAYKTVPGTKKLKKLVHLSLQFLAMFLSLLGLWAVWKFHDEKGIDHLYTLHSWLGLSCIIFFTLQWASGFWTFWYPGGSRSGRASLLPWHVFFGVFLYVLAIATSISGLLEKSIFMQTAKMIGRFSMEAMLMNSLGMLLVLLGALVILAVVSPGAGKIDTYRGSSE